The following proteins are encoded in a genomic region of Nitrospirota bacterium:
- a CDS encoding superoxide dismutase family protein, with protein sequence MSDKKAAQMIRLSIRGAMGLIMILALAGCARYYTGKHDTTLRAKATIAGPGITGEAKLYEEYEGRVRIKLKMEGTPDSKLIPGRHAIHIHETGNCEPFSAAKGHYDGNVAPQVNPEANVSPGLGNHPYHLGDLPNLMVNEDRKGTLYTITSRVTLSPGLNTVFDKDGSAFIIHEFENKYLPDPPTKDAPGGPRIACGVIVKE encoded by the coding sequence ATGAGCGATAAAAAGGCGGCTCAGATGATTCGCCTATCTATTCGGGGCGCTATGGGCCTGATTATGATCCTCGCGCTGGCTGGCTGTGCCCGATATTACACAGGCAAGCATGACACGACGTTGCGTGCCAAGGCAACGATCGCAGGGCCGGGCATTACGGGCGAAGCCAAGCTGTACGAAGAGTACGAGGGAAGGGTGCGGATCAAGCTCAAGATGGAGGGAACGCCGGACAGTAAGCTCATTCCCGGCAGGCACGCAATCCATATCCACGAGACCGGGAATTGTGAGCCGTTTTCGGCAGCGAAGGGTCACTATGACGGAAATGTTGCTCCACAGGTGAACCCGGAAGCCAACGTGAGCCCCGGCCTCGGCAACCATCCCTACCATCTCGGCGACTTGCCGAATCTGATGGTGAACGAGGATCGCAAAGGCACGCTGTACACGATTACGAGCCGGGTGACGCTGTCCCCCGGATTGAACACGGTGTTCGATAAGGACGGCAGCGCCTTCATCATCCATGAATTCGAGAACAAATACCTGCCCGATCCTCCGACGAAAGACGCGCCGGGCGGGCCGCGCATCGCCTGCGGCGTGATCGTCAAGGAGTAG
- a CDS encoding c-type cytochrome codes for MSRVLRLVAGGLLLVAGSVQAAERSMMQPRVFPDELAEARALKSPLPDSTEVVENGKALYEGKGTCVNCHGKDGMGNGPAAAGLDPSPRNFHHHGFWRHRTEGEIFWSIKHGIAGTAMIPFGGVLTDEEIWSIISYERSFAGDYGRGRPMGPREGKGHRGPRKGIGPREGGCCERPESAQ; via the coding sequence GTGTCACGTGTACTTCGGCTCGTAGCCGGCGGTCTCCTCTTGGTCGCGGGGTCCGTGCAGGCGGCCGAGCGATCCATGATGCAGCCAAGGGTGTTTCCGGATGAACTGGCGGAAGCGCGAGCGCTGAAGAGCCCGCTCCCGGACTCGACGGAAGTGGTGGAGAACGGCAAAGCGCTTTACGAAGGGAAGGGGACCTGCGTCAACTGTCACGGTAAGGATGGCATGGGCAACGGTCCGGCTGCGGCGGGGCTCGATCCGTCCCCCCGCAATTTCCACCATCACGGATTCTGGCGTCATCGGACGGAAGGCGAGATTTTCTGGTCGATCAAGCACGGCATTGCAGGGACGGCGATGATTCCGTTTGGCGGCGTACTCACGGATGAGGAGATCTGGTCGATCATTTCGTACGAGCGCAGCTTCGCGGGGGACTATGGACGCGGAAGGCCCATGGGGCCACGGGAAGGAAAGGGTCACAGGGGACCACGTAAGGGGATAGGTCCGCGCGAGGGAGGATGCTGTGAACGGCCGGAATCAGCTCAGTGA
- a CDS encoding cytochrome c: protein MIRKGLLSLSVSIGMAIPTVAAGSGSVLWAGASKGRPEAGKPIYMESCQHCHGPLGDGKSEMAQYLTPPPADLTAKKTQSKKDGQLRKVIIEGVPGTAMSAFGEAFDDQQMADLLAYIRSRKR, encoded by the coding sequence ATGATTCGAAAGGGGCTGCTGAGCCTGTCTGTTTCGATCGGTATGGCGATCCCGACCGTGGCAGCGGGAAGCGGGTCTGTCCTTTGGGCGGGGGCATCCAAGGGCAGGCCCGAAGCCGGGAAGCCAATCTACATGGAAAGTTGCCAACATTGTCACGGGCCGCTCGGCGACGGGAAGAGCGAGATGGCTCAGTATCTCACACCGCCGCCGGCCGATCTCACGGCCAAGAAGACGCAATCCAAGAAGGACGGGCAACTGCGCAAAGTGATCATTGAGGGGGTGCCCGGCACGGCCATGAGCGCCTTCGGTGAAGCGTTCGACGACCAACAAATGGCTGATCTCCTAGCCTACATACGGTCCCGAAAACGCTGA
- a CDS encoding FAD-dependent oxidoreductase, producing the protein MALESGTAFQARAVILATGKRERTLKVPGEKELVGKGVAYCATCDAPFFKDKRVVVAGGANSAFTAAVDLLKAAKEVTLVNFAKGWQADEILQRQVRVQPHVRLLDHHAVTRIDGVQSVTGVHIRDRETNQETTIPADGIFVEIKLLPNSEPVRWLAKLNEVGEMIVDCHCRTNVPGLFAAGDVTTVPHKQILISAGKGAKAALSAYEYLVGQP; encoded by the coding sequence GTGGCGCTCGAAAGCGGTACGGCATTTCAGGCGCGAGCGGTGATTCTTGCGACGGGCAAACGCGAGCGCACGCTCAAGGTCCCCGGCGAAAAGGAGTTGGTGGGGAAAGGCGTCGCCTATTGCGCCACCTGCGACGCGCCGTTTTTCAAGGACAAACGGGTGGTGGTGGCTGGCGGGGCCAATTCGGCGTTCACCGCGGCGGTGGATTTGCTGAAGGCGGCCAAGGAAGTAACCCTCGTCAACTTTGCGAAGGGCTGGCAAGCCGATGAAATCCTGCAGCGCCAGGTGCGCGTGCAGCCTCATGTGAGGCTCCTCGACCATCATGCCGTGACCAGGATCGACGGAGTGCAGTCGGTCACGGGGGTGCACATCCGCGACCGGGAGACGAATCAGGAGACGACCATCCCAGCCGACGGCATTTTTGTGGAGATCAAATTGCTCCCGAATTCGGAGCCGGTCCGCTGGCTCGCCAAGTTGAATGAGGTCGGTGAAATGATTGTGGATTGCCACTGCCGCACCAATGTGCCAGGCCTGTTCGCGGCCGGCGACGTGACGACCGTGCCGCACAAGCAGATTCTCATTTCCGCAGGGAAAGGAGCGAAAGCCGCGCTGTCCGCCTATGAGTATCTCGTAGGACAACCATGA
- a CDS encoding thioredoxin family protein: MLSLLAKVDRPVHMQVMVTLTCPYCPVAVRTAHRFAMASDHITADMVETTEFPHLAVKYNVQGVPNTIINETHSVLGAQPEVAVAQEVLKAIGK, from the coding sequence GTGCTCTCACTGCTGGCCAAAGTGGACCGGCCTGTGCACATGCAGGTGATGGTGACGCTGACCTGTCCGTATTGCCCCGTGGCCGTGAGGACCGCCCACCGGTTTGCGATGGCGTCGGACCATATCACCGCAGACATGGTCGAGACCACCGAGTTCCCGCATCTCGCGGTCAAATACAACGTGCAGGGGGTGCCAAACACGATTATCAATGAGACGCACAGCGTCCTGGGTGCGCAGCCGGAAGTCGCTGTCGCGCAGGAAGTGCTCAAAGCGATCGGGAAGTGA
- a CDS encoding DUF3365 domain-containing protein, protein MADRERAAEEVAGLFLKELGEGMTREMSKKGTAEAIKVCAELAPGIAGRLSCEHGWRVTRVATRVRNPLLGMPDAWEQKVLAEFAERATKGSGPPCAPPRPGGA, encoded by the coding sequence GTGGCCGATCGTGAACGGGCTGCCGAGGAAGTGGCCGGTCTGTTCCTGAAGGAGTTGGGCGAGGGGATGACGAGGGAAATGAGCAAAAAAGGGACGGCGGAGGCGATCAAGGTCTGCGCCGAACTCGCCCCGGGTATCGCCGGCAGGCTATCTTGTGAGCATGGCTGGCGCGTGACCCGCGTGGCGACGCGGGTGCGCAATCCCTTGCTCGGGATGCCGGACGCGTGGGAGCAGAAGGTCTTGGCCGAATTCGCCGAGCGGGCGACGAAGGGGTCTGGACCGCCATGCGCCCCGCCACGCCCGGGAGGAGCTTAG
- a CDS encoding DNA polymerase ligase N-terminal domain-containing protein encodes MPGNKRPIFNVQKHRASHLHYDFRLEIGGVLKSWAIPKGPSMDPTVKRLAVEVEDHAVGYADFEGVIEEGHYGAGPVLVWDTGWFELTEEGRAATASGMLKSGKLDFCLHGRRLQGRFTLVRMKGRPRQWLLMKQRDERAQSGVEITEKWTTSVLTGRTIEDLEQAAAAGKLKMYRCGG; translated from the coding sequence ATGCCTGGGAACAAGCGCCCGATATTCAATGTGCAGAAACACCGGGCCTCTCATTTACATTACGATTTTCGCCTCGAGATTGGCGGTGTGCTCAAGTCATGGGCGATTCCAAAAGGACCGTCCATGGATCCGACCGTCAAGCGGCTGGCCGTGGAGGTCGAGGACCATGCCGTCGGATACGCGGATTTTGAAGGCGTCATCGAGGAAGGTCACTACGGGGCCGGGCCGGTGCTGGTTTGGGATACGGGCTGGTTCGAGCTGACCGAGGAGGGTAGGGCCGCGACCGCTTCAGGAATGCTCAAGTCCGGGAAATTGGACTTCTGTTTGCATGGAAGAAGGCTTCAGGGCCGATTCACCTTGGTCCGGATGAAGGGTCGTCCGCGCCAGTGGTTGCTCATGAAACAACGTGACGAGCGCGCCCAGTCAGGCGTCGAGATCACCGAGAAATGGACGACCTCAGTTCTGACCGGCAGGACGATCGAGGATCTGGAGCAGGCCGCCGCAGCGGGGAAGCTCAAGATGTACCGGTGTGGGGGATGA
- a CDS encoding chlorite dismutase family protein translates to MASPEQSAKRQYVNFAFYKVDSAWRRLPEDERSRGKQEFIRAVEEYTGKVMVLAYTTVGIRGDCDFMLWRISYELELFQEMSTKILASGLGKYLATPYSYLSMTKRSIYVDHHTHENQESKRLSIIPGKSKYIFVYPFVKTREWFLLTKAARQGMMDEHIEVGHRFPSVKLNTTYSFGLDDQEWVVAFESDKPEDFLDLVMALRETEGSRYTLRDTPIFTCIRKSLKEALDTLGG, encoded by the coding sequence ATGGCCAGCCCTGAACAATCCGCGAAGCGCCAGTACGTGAACTTTGCTTTCTATAAGGTTGATTCTGCCTGGCGGAGACTGCCAGAAGACGAGCGGTCCAGAGGCAAACAAGAGTTTATCCGCGCCGTCGAAGAGTACACCGGAAAGGTCATGGTGCTGGCCTACACCACCGTCGGCATCCGCGGCGATTGCGACTTCATGTTGTGGCGAATCAGCTATGAGTTGGAGCTGTTCCAGGAGATGAGCACCAAGATCCTGGCCAGCGGATTGGGCAAGTATCTGGCGACGCCGTATTCCTATTTGTCGATGACCAAACGGTCGATCTACGTTGATCATCACACGCATGAAAATCAAGAGAGTAAACGGCTCTCGATCATCCCCGGCAAAAGCAAGTACATCTTCGTGTATCCGTTCGTGAAAACCCGCGAGTGGTTCCTGCTCACGAAAGCGGCCCGCCAAGGCATGATGGACGAGCATATCGAAGTCGGCCATCGTTTCCCTTCCGTGAAACTCAACACCACGTATTCCTTCGGGCTTGACGACCAGGAGTGGGTGGTGGCGTTCGAAAGCGACAAACCCGAGGATTTTCTGGATCTCGTGATGGCCCTCCGGGAGACCGAAGGCAGCCGTTACACCTTGCGTGATACGCCGATCTTCACGTGCATTCGAAAGAGTCTCAAAGAAGCTCTGGACACTCTTGGAGGCTGA
- a CDS encoding competence/damage-inducible protein A, producing the protein MWKAEILAIGSELLIGGRTDTNSLFLTSQLALLGVEVRFKSVVGDEEADIADVIRTAVRRADVVVMTGGLGPTEDDLTREAVARVTGRPLRRRAQALESMRRRLAAWGRMPAAAQLRQALIPAGAEVLINPVGTAPGFCLEWKGAFLAALPGVPAEARAMATAEVLPRLQRRIAGRSGREQPAPIVRRVLHTFGLPESEIDLRLRGVVPRDSGIRLGLQASPLGVLVSMTASPAAMGSKRLRSTSPARAVDVLTRVFHEIRRRLGEFAFAEGEDAMEAVVGRLLADKQLTLAVAESCTGGLIGHRLTQVPGASTYLDRVVVSYSNRSKTELLGVPNELIVEHGAVSDAVAAAMAKGVRERSGTAVGLSATGIAGPGGGTAAKPVGLVYVGLDWGGENSLTRGFRFHGDRDAIKLRSSQAALDLLRRWLLGLGADHR; encoded by the coding sequence ATGTGGAAAGCTGAAATTCTCGCCATCGGTTCCGAATTGCTCATCGGGGGACGGACGGATACCAATTCGCTGTTCCTGACGAGTCAACTGGCGTTGCTCGGCGTCGAAGTACGGTTCAAGTCCGTGGTCGGCGACGAAGAGGCCGACATCGCCGACGTGATTCGGACGGCCGTGCGCCGCGCGGACGTGGTCGTGATGACCGGCGGGTTGGGACCGACCGAGGATGACCTGACGCGGGAAGCGGTGGCGCGGGTGACGGGGCGGCCGTTGCGCCGACGCGCTCAAGCGCTGGAGAGCATGAGGCGACGACTTGCCGCGTGGGGCCGGATGCCCGCTGCCGCGCAGTTGCGGCAGGCGCTGATCCCCGCCGGAGCGGAGGTGCTGATCAATCCGGTGGGGACGGCGCCCGGTTTCTGTCTGGAATGGAAGGGCGCCTTCCTGGCGGCCTTGCCCGGCGTGCCCGCTGAAGCGCGGGCGATGGCGACCGCGGAGGTGCTGCCCAGGTTGCAAAGACGAATAGCGGGAAGAAGCGGGCGGGAACAGCCTGCTCCCATCGTCCGGCGAGTGCTTCACACCTTCGGCCTGCCCGAATCGGAAATCGACCTCAGGCTCAGGGGCGTCGTTCCTCGAGACAGCGGCATACGGCTTGGGCTTCAGGCTTCGCCGCTGGGTGTGCTGGTGTCGATGACCGCCTCTCCCGCTGCGATGGGGTCGAAACGGTTGCGATCGACCAGCCCCGCGCGCGCCGTTGATGTTCTAACGCGTGTGTTTCACGAAATCCGCCGGCGCCTCGGTGAATTTGCCTTCGCAGAGGGTGAAGACGCGATGGAAGCCGTCGTCGGCCGCCTCCTCGCCGACAAACAACTCACTCTGGCAGTCGCCGAATCGTGCACTGGAGGCTTGATCGGCCATCGGCTCACGCAGGTGCCCGGAGCCTCGACCTATCTGGACCGTGTCGTCGTCAGCTACAGCAATCGATCCAAAACGGAGTTGTTGGGGGTGCCGAATGAACTGATTGTCGAGCACGGCGCGGTGAGCGATGCGGTCGCGGCAGCCATGGCGAAGGGGGTTCGCGAACGGAGCGGCACGGCGGTGGGGTTGAGCGCGACGGGGATCGCCGGTCCGGGCGGCGGCACGGCGGCGAAGCCGGTCGGATTGGTCTATGTCGGGCTTGATTGGGGAGGGGAAAACAGTCTCACCAGGGGGTTTCGATTTCACGGGGACCGTGACGCGATCAAGCTTCGATCTTCGCAGGCCGCGCTGGATCTCCTGCGCCGGTGGCTGCTGGGCCTGGGAGCCGATCATCGATGA
- the thpR gene encoding RNA 2',3'-cyclic phosphodiesterase → MIRAFLAVELDEHLRAAIEQVQRELRDRISRQLGSDARIQWVRPESIHVTVKFLGDIEEAFVDRIRHALGPALADTSRFTVPVGGIGVFPNRNGPRVFWIGCAGGAEQSEEVGRWRRLHQAVERALEPLGFAAEAKPFSPHVTLARVKDGERQVGKVLAQSGVFDRPLSCGNLVVGAIAFMRSELKPAGAEYRRLWQVELQQAAGV, encoded by the coding sequence ATGATCCGCGCATTCCTCGCGGTGGAGTTGGACGAGCATCTGCGCGCGGCGATCGAGCAGGTCCAACGCGAACTTCGCGATCGGATCAGCCGACAACTCGGGAGCGACGCGCGCATTCAGTGGGTCCGTCCGGAATCCATTCATGTGACGGTCAAATTTCTCGGAGACATCGAGGAGGCGTTCGTGGATCGGATCAGACACGCGCTCGGCCCCGCGCTGGCCGATACGTCGCGTTTTACCGTCCCGGTGGGAGGGATCGGGGTATTTCCCAATCGGAACGGGCCGCGGGTCTTCTGGATTGGGTGCGCCGGCGGGGCCGAGCAATCCGAGGAAGTAGGTCGGTGGCGCCGATTGCATCAGGCGGTCGAGCGGGCGCTCGAGCCGCTAGGGTTTGCGGCGGAGGCGAAGCCGTTCAGTCCGCACGTCACGCTGGCGAGGGTCAAGGACGGGGAGAGGCAGGTCGGCAAGGTCCTGGCGCAGAGCGGGGTGTTCGACCGCCCGCTGTCGTGCGGGAACCTGGTCGTCGGCGCGATCGCTTTCATGAGGAGCGAACTCAAACCCGCCGGCGCGGAGTATCGGCGGCTCTGGCAAGTTGAATTGCAGCAAGCAGCCGGCGTGTAG
- the recA gene encoding recombinase RecA translates to MAERDEKKRALDLALSQIEKQYGKGAIMKLGTAEAPADVPAISTGSLGLDIALGVGGFPRGRVVEIFGPEASGKTTLTLHAIAEAQRAGGIAAFIDAEHALDLGYARKLGVQTDDLLVSQPDTGEQALEIAETLVRSGAVDLIVVDSVAALVPRAEIEGEMGDAHMGLQARLMSQALRKLTAAISKSQTTVIFINQIRMKLGVMFGNPETTTGGNALKFYSSVRLDIRRIESIKEGQDVTGSRVRVKVVKNKLAPPFKQAEFDVMFAEGISKAGELVDLGVEKKVLEKSGAWYSYKGERLGQGREAVRDYLKTNQAVAREIEGRLRELAGIPGRGGEKKAEVKEEKRPENRSEDRRGHSVRAGA, encoded by the coding sequence ATGGCCGAAAGAGACGAAAAGAAACGGGCGTTGGACCTTGCTCTGTCCCAGATTGAAAAACAGTATGGGAAGGGCGCGATCATGAAACTGGGGACGGCGGAGGCGCCGGCCGATGTCCCGGCCATCTCGACCGGTTCTCTGGGACTCGATATCGCCCTGGGCGTCGGCGGCTTCCCGCGAGGACGGGTCGTCGAAATTTTCGGCCCTGAAGCGTCGGGCAAAACCACCCTGACACTCCATGCCATCGCCGAAGCACAACGAGCCGGCGGGATTGCGGCCTTTATCGATGCCGAGCATGCGCTCGATCTGGGGTATGCAAGGAAGCTGGGGGTGCAGACGGACGACCTGTTGGTGTCGCAGCCGGACACCGGCGAACAGGCGCTGGAGATCGCCGAAACGTTGGTCCGCAGCGGGGCGGTCGATCTCATCGTCGTGGACTCGGTCGCGGCGCTGGTTCCGCGAGCCGAGATCGAAGGAGAGATGGGCGACGCCCACATGGGCTTGCAAGCCCGACTCATGTCGCAGGCCCTGCGCAAGCTGACGGCCGCCATCTCCAAGTCGCAGACCACGGTGATCTTCATCAATCAAATTCGGATGAAGCTGGGCGTGATGTTCGGCAATCCGGAGACCACCACCGGCGGCAACGCGCTGAAGTTTTATTCCTCCGTGCGGCTGGACATCAGGCGGATCGAATCGATTAAAGAGGGACAGGACGTGACGGGCAGCCGAGTGCGGGTGAAGGTCGTCAAGAACAAGCTGGCCCCGCCATTCAAGCAGGCTGAATTCGACGTCATGTTCGCGGAAGGCATCTCTAAGGCCGGCGAGTTGGTGGATCTCGGCGTCGAGAAGAAAGTCCTGGAGAAATCCGGCGCGTGGTACTCCTATAAAGGGGAGCGGCTGGGGCAGGGACGGGAAGCGGTCCGAGATTATTTAAAAACCAATCAGGCGGTGGCTCGGGAAATCGAGGGCCGGTTGCGGGAGTTGGCGGGTATTCCAGGCCGCGGCGGGGAGAAGAAAGCCGAGGTGAAAGAAGAGAAACGCCCGGAAAACCGGAGCGAGGACCGGAGGGGCCATAGCGTCCGCGCCGGGGCCTGA
- a CDS encoding regulatory protein RecX has protein sequence MPRAVISTDRVEQAALRYLAQRDRTSAQVARYLDRKGASRAQVRSVLRRLAKAGYVNDRAFALRWAEARLARRPMGREALKAELLRQGLAEGLVAETLDRLYGHERERELATQAIQRVSRRAAVSPSRAARLLRQRGFDQETIDNVVPSENRNCGA, from the coding sequence ATGCCTCGCGCCGTCATCTCCACTGATCGGGTCGAGCAAGCCGCACTCCGCTACCTGGCCCAACGAGATCGCACCAGCGCTCAGGTCGCACGGTATCTCGACCGCAAGGGCGCCTCCCGGGCACAGGTTCGTTCGGTGCTGCGCCGACTTGCCAAGGCGGGGTACGTCAATGATCGCGCCTTCGCCCTGCGGTGGGCGGAGGCACGGTTGGCCCGGCGCCCGATGGGGCGTGAGGCGCTGAAAGCGGAGTTGTTACGACAAGGGCTGGCCGAAGGCCTTGTCGCCGAGACGCTCGATCGCCTTTATGGGCACGAGCGTGAGCGGGAGCTGGCCACGCAGGCGATCCAACGGGTGTCCAGGCGGGCGGCGGTTTCCCCGAGCCGGGCTGCGCGGCTGCTCAGGCAACGCGGATTTGACCAAGAGACGATCGACAATGTCGTGCCAAGCGAGAACCGGAATTGTGGAGCCTAG
- the alaS gene encoding alanine--tRNA ligase: MNRSAQDLRQAFVRYFESQGHQAVPSSPLIPQADPTLLFTNAGMNQFKRVFLGEETRPYRRAVTVQKCLRAGGKHNDLENVGYTRRHHTFFEMLGNFSFGDYFKDEAIRFGWEFLTKTVGLAKDRLWVTVFREDDEAYRLWEKIGMPAARIMRFGEKDNFWQMADTGPCGPCSEIHYDQGPAVPGDDVPNGAGDRVIEIWNLVFMQYNRDAGGKLHPLPRPSIDTGMGLERLAAVAQGQYSNYDSDLFRPLLAAIGSQAGRPYGDDEVADRSMRVVADHLRAITFLVTDGVLPSNEGRGYVLRRILRRASRHGRLLGLTEPFLYKLTGAVVELMGDAYPELHAAAETIAEVTQGEEERFIATLDQGLPILNDMIAKVKGASRSVLPGTDVFKLYDTYGFPLDLIAEACREQEMTLDEAGFERAIEEQRTRARKTAGFEEEAARPVLVELAGKVGATRFVGYERLESESVIQAILKGDRLVKEAVEGDEIELVLSETPFYAEGGGQVGDRGMLTGPEGRVEVVETTRPVTSLIVHKGTVRAGRIREGEPVQTMVNPVTRQDAARNHTATHLVHAALRELLGPHVKQYGSLVAPNRLRFDFAHFKPLSSRDIDEIESMVNEHVRRNERVRTEVMGVQDAVAAGALAFFGDKYGDRVRVVSIESFSKELCGGTHCRQTGEIGVFRIVSETGVAAGVRRIEALTGSGALAHMKRLEAQIRELSELLKASPSELVAKTRKLTAQLKEKERELEELKLKMAGGSAVDAQVRTVSGVRVHAQRTDGLDVAGMRALADQLRDKLRSGVIALGAVNEGKVSLLVVVTKDLTARLKAGDLIRDMAAEVGGTGGGRPEMAQAGGKHPERLGAALEKVFGLVQKALER, from the coding sequence ATGAATCGCAGCGCCCAGGACCTGCGCCAGGCTTTTGTCCGTTACTTTGAGAGCCAGGGCCATCAGGCCGTGCCGAGCTCGCCGCTGATTCCGCAGGCGGATCCTACCCTGCTGTTCACCAACGCGGGGATGAATCAGTTCAAGCGGGTGTTTCTCGGCGAGGAAACCAGACCCTATCGCCGCGCGGTGACCGTGCAGAAGTGTCTCCGGGCCGGCGGGAAGCACAACGATCTGGAGAATGTCGGCTATACGCGCCGGCACCATACCTTCTTTGAAATGCTCGGCAACTTCTCGTTCGGCGATTACTTCAAGGACGAGGCGATCCGGTTCGGGTGGGAGTTCCTCACCAAGACCGTCGGACTGGCGAAAGACCGCCTGTGGGTCACGGTCTTCCGGGAAGACGACGAGGCCTACCGGTTGTGGGAGAAAATCGGAATGCCGGCGGCGCGGATCATGCGCTTCGGGGAGAAGGATAACTTCTGGCAGATGGCCGATACCGGACCCTGCGGTCCGTGTTCCGAGATTCATTACGACCAGGGGCCGGCGGTGCCGGGCGACGATGTGCCCAACGGCGCAGGCGACCGGGTCATCGAGATCTGGAACCTGGTCTTTATGCAGTACAACCGCGATGCCGGCGGGAAGTTGCATCCGCTGCCGAGACCCAGCATCGATACCGGCATGGGCTTGGAGCGGCTGGCCGCGGTGGCGCAAGGGCAATACAGCAACTACGACAGCGACCTGTTTCGGCCGCTGCTGGCCGCGATCGGCTCGCAGGCCGGCCGCCCGTACGGCGACGACGAGGTCGCCGATCGATCCATGCGCGTCGTGGCCGACCATCTGCGCGCGATCACCTTTCTCGTCACCGACGGCGTTCTGCCGTCCAACGAGGGGCGCGGTTATGTGCTGCGACGCATCCTGCGCCGGGCGTCGCGCCACGGTCGACTGCTCGGGCTGACCGAACCGTTCCTCTATAAGCTGACCGGAGCCGTCGTCGAGCTGATGGGCGACGCCTATCCGGAACTCCACGCTGCGGCGGAGACGATCGCGGAAGTGACGCAGGGCGAGGAGGAACGGTTCATCGCGACGCTGGATCAGGGGTTGCCGATTCTCAACGACATGATCGCCAAGGTGAAAGGCGCCAGCAGGTCCGTGTTGCCGGGGACCGACGTCTTCAAGCTGTATGACACCTACGGATTCCCGTTGGACCTTATCGCCGAGGCCTGCCGGGAACAGGAGATGACACTGGACGAGGCCGGCTTCGAGCGCGCGATCGAGGAGCAACGAACCCGCGCGAGAAAGACAGCCGGATTCGAGGAGGAAGCGGCCAGGCCGGTGCTGGTGGAACTGGCGGGGAAGGTGGGCGCGACGCGCTTTGTCGGCTATGAGCGGTTGGAATCGGAGAGCGTCATCCAAGCGATCCTGAAGGGGGACCGACTGGTCAAAGAAGCGGTCGAAGGCGACGAGATCGAGCTGGTGCTGAGCGAGACGCCGTTCTATGCCGAGGGCGGAGGTCAGGTGGGGGATCGCGGGATGCTGACCGGGCCTGAGGGGCGTGTGGAGGTGGTGGAAACGACCAGGCCGGTGACCAGCTTGATCGTCCATAAAGGCACTGTGCGGGCAGGTCGGATCCGCGAGGGAGAGCCGGTCCAGACGATGGTCAACCCGGTGACCCGACAGGACGCGGCCCGAAACCATACCGCAACCCATCTGGTCCATGCGGCGCTGCGGGAACTGCTGGGTCCGCACGTCAAGCAATACGGCTCGCTGGTGGCGCCCAATCGGCTCCGTTTCGATTTCGCCCATTTCAAGCCCCTGTCCTCGCGCGACATCGACGAGATCGAATCGATGGTGAACGAGCATGTGCGCCGCAACGAACGGGTGCGCACCGAGGTGATGGGAGTCCAGGACGCAGTGGCGGCCGGAGCGTTGGCCTTCTTCGGCGACAAGTACGGCGACCGGGTGCGGGTGGTGAGCATCGAGTCGTTCAGCAAGGAACTCTGCGGCGGCACCCATTGCCGACAGACCGGGGAGATCGGCGTGTTTCGTATCGTGTCGGAGACCGGGGTGGCGGCCGGTGTGCGCCGGATCGAAGCCCTGACGGGCAGCGGGGCGCTCGCCCATATGAAGCGGTTGGAGGCGCAGATTCGGGAGTTGTCCGAGCTCCTCAAAGCCAGCCCTTCGGAGTTGGTCGCGAAGACCCGCAAGCTGACGGCGCAATTGAAGGAGAAAGAGCGCGAGCTGGAAGAATTGAAACTCAAGATGGCCGGCGGGTCGGCGGTCGACGCGCAGGTCAGAACCGTGAGCGGTGTCCGGGTGCACGCCCAGCGGACCGACGGTCTGGATGTCGCCGGCATGCGCGCGTTGGCCGACCAACTGCGGGACAAGCTGCGGAGCGGCGTGATCGCGTTGGGGGCGGTCAATGAGGGCAAAGTGTCGTTGCTGGTGGTGGTCACCAAAGATTTGACGGCGCGCCTCAAAGCCGGCGATTTGATCCGCGACATGGCGGCCGAGGTGGGGGGGACCGGCGGCGGGCGGCCCGAGATGGCGCAGGCCGGCGGCAAGCATCCCGAGCGGCTCGGGGCGGCGCTGGAAAAAGTGTTTGGGCTGGTGCAAAAGGCGCTGGAGCGGTAA